Proteins encoded in a region of the Massilia sp. UMI-21 genome:
- the guaA gene encoding glutamine-hydrolyzing GMP synthase, which translates to MHSKILILDFGSQVTQLIARRVRDAGVFSEVFPYDVSDEFVRNYGASGIILSGSHNSTLEGDSPRAPQAVFEAGVPVLGICYGMQTMAAQLGGRVENGKLREFGYAEVRARGHTALLNGINDFVTDEGHGMLRVWMSHGDKVLEMPDGFKLMGSTDSCPIAAMADEERRFYALQFHPEVTHTTQGEAIIGRFVHEICGCKSDWNMPDYIGEAVQKIRDQVGSDEVILGLSGGVDSSVAAALIHRAIGDQLTCVFVDHGLLRKDEGKMVMDMFSKNLGVKVLRIDAEDQFMGHLAGVTDPEQKRKIIGREFVEVFQVEAGKLSNAKWLAQGTIYPDVIESAGKGKKGQTIKSHHNVGGLPETLNLKLLEPLRELFKDEVRKLGVALGLPHDMVYRHPFPGPGLGVRILGEVKKEYADLLREADAIFIEELRNAPFELPAVAGIDPGKAPLNWYEATSQAFAVFLPVKSVGVMGDGRTYEYVVALRAVQTLDFMTAQWAHLPHALLGKVSNRIINEVRGLNRVVYDISGKPPATIEWE; encoded by the coding sequence ATGCATTCGAAAATCCTCATCCTCGATTTCGGTTCCCAGGTTACCCAGCTGATCGCGCGCCGCGTGCGCGATGCGGGCGTGTTTTCCGAAGTCTTCCCGTATGACGTCAGCGACGAGTTCGTGCGCAACTACGGCGCCAGCGGCATCATCCTGTCGGGCAGCCACAATTCCACCCTGGAGGGCGACTCGCCGCGCGCCCCGCAGGCCGTGTTCGAGGCCGGCGTGCCGGTGCTGGGCATCTGCTACGGCATGCAGACCATGGCCGCCCAGCTCGGCGGCAGGGTCGAGAACGGCAAGCTGCGCGAGTTCGGCTACGCCGAAGTGCGCGCACGCGGCCATACCGCGCTGCTGAACGGCATCAACGATTTCGTGACCGATGAAGGCCACGGCATGCTGCGCGTCTGGATGAGCCACGGCGACAAGGTGCTGGAGATGCCGGACGGCTTCAAGCTGATGGGCTCCACCGACAGCTGCCCGATCGCCGCCATGGCCGACGAGGAGCGCCGCTTCTACGCGCTGCAGTTCCATCCGGAAGTCACCCACACCACCCAGGGCGAAGCCATCATCGGCCGCTTCGTGCACGAGATCTGCGGCTGCAAGTCGGACTGGAACATGCCCGACTACATCGGCGAAGCCGTGCAGAAGATCCGCGACCAGGTCGGCAGCGACGAGGTGATCCTGGGCCTGTCCGGCGGCGTCGATTCGAGCGTGGCCGCAGCCCTGATCCACCGCGCCATCGGCGACCAGCTCACCTGCGTGTTCGTCGACCACGGCCTGCTGCGCAAGGACGAGGGCAAGATGGTCATGGACATGTTCTCGAAAAACCTCGGCGTGAAAGTGCTGCGCATCGACGCCGAAGACCAGTTCATGGGCCACCTGGCCGGCGTGACCGACCCCGAGCAGAAGCGCAAGATCATCGGCCGCGAGTTCGTCGAGGTGTTCCAGGTCGAGGCGGGCAAGCTGAGCAATGCCAAGTGGCTGGCGCAGGGCACCATCTACCCGGACGTGATCGAGTCGGCCGGTAAAGGTAAGAAAGGCCAGACCATCAAGAGCCACCACAACGTGGGCGGGCTGCCGGAGACCCTGAACCTGAAACTGCTGGAGCCGCTGCGCGAGCTGTTCAAGGACGAAGTGCGCAAACTCGGCGTCGCGCTGGGCCTGCCGCACGACATGGTCTACCGCCACCCGTTCCCGGGCCCGGGCCTGGGAGTGCGCATCCTCGGCGAAGTCAAGAAGGAATACGCCGACCTGCTGCGCGAAGCCGATGCGATCTTCATCGAGGAGCTGCGCAACGCGCCGTTCGAGTTGCCTGCAGTGGCAGGCATCGACCCGGGCAAGGCGCCGCTGAACTGGTACGAGGCGACCAGCCAGGCCTTTGCCGTGTTCCTGCCGGTGAAGTCGGTCGGCGTGATGGGCGACGGCCGCACCTACGAATACGTGGTGGCGCTGCGCGCCGTGCAGACCCTGGACTTCATGACGGCGCAGTGGGCGCACCTGCCGCATGCGCTGCTGGGCAAGGTGTCGAACCGGATCATCAACGAGGTGCGCGGCTTGAATCGCGTGGTGTATGACATTTCGGGGAAGCCGCCGGCGACGATTGAGTGGGAGTGA
- the guaB gene encoding IMP dehydrogenase: MRLLQKALTFDDVLLVPAYSNVLPANTSLRTKLTRNITLNIPLLSAAMDTVTEARLAIAMAQEGGIGIIHKNLRPSDQAREVARVKRFEAGVLRDPITIPPTMKIREVLALSQQHGISGFPVVEGKQVIGIITNRDLRFEEDLDAEARAKMTPREDVVTVKEDADLAEAKRLMNKHRLERVLVVNDDFELRGLITVKDIQKSHEHPLASKDSQGKLLVGAAVGVGARDEERIELLVQAGVDVLVVDTAHGHSQGILDRVKWIKDRFPHVDVIGGNIATAAAAKALVEFGADAVKVGIGPGSICTTRIVAGVGVPQITAISNVAKALEGTGVPCIADGGIRFSGDISKALAAGAHTVMMGSMFAGTEEAPGEVILYQGRSYKSYRGMGSLGAMAEGSADRYFQEASSKADKFVPEGIEGRVAYKGSVLAIIFQLIGGVRQSMGYCGCATIEELREKAEFVEITSAGMRESHVHDVQITKEAPNYRSE; the protein is encoded by the coding sequence ATGCGTCTACTCCAAAAAGCACTCACGTTCGATGATGTGCTGCTCGTCCCGGCTTACTCCAATGTTCTTCCGGCCAACACTTCCCTTCGCACCAAGCTGACCCGGAACATCACCCTGAACATCCCGCTGCTGTCGGCGGCGATGGACACCGTGACCGAAGCACGCCTGGCGATCGCGATGGCTCAGGAGGGCGGCATCGGCATCATCCACAAGAACCTCAGGCCAAGCGACCAGGCCCGTGAAGTAGCGCGCGTCAAGCGTTTCGAGGCAGGCGTCCTGCGCGACCCGATCACCATTCCTCCCACCATGAAGATCCGTGAAGTGCTGGCGCTGTCGCAACAGCACGGCATCAGCGGCTTCCCGGTGGTCGAGGGCAAGCAGGTGATCGGCATCATCACCAACCGCGACCTGCGCTTCGAGGAAGACCTGGACGCCGAAGCGCGCGCCAAGATGACCCCGCGCGAAGACGTCGTGACCGTGAAGGAAGACGCCGACCTGGCCGAAGCCAAGCGCCTGATGAACAAGCACCGCCTCGAGCGCGTGCTGGTCGTCAACGACGACTTCGAACTGCGCGGCCTGATCACGGTCAAGGACATCCAGAAGTCGCACGAGCACCCGCTGGCGTCGAAAGATTCGCAGGGCAAGCTGCTGGTCGGCGCGGCCGTGGGCGTGGGCGCACGCGACGAAGAGCGCATCGAGCTGCTGGTCCAGGCCGGCGTCGACGTGTTGGTGGTCGACACCGCCCACGGCCACTCGCAGGGCATCCTCGACCGCGTCAAGTGGATCAAGGACCGCTTCCCGCACGTGGACGTCATCGGCGGCAACATCGCCACCGCGGCCGCCGCCAAGGCGCTGGTCGAGTTCGGCGCGGACGCGGTCAAGGTCGGCATCGGCCCGGGCTCGATCTGCACCACCCGCATCGTGGCCGGCGTCGGCGTGCCGCAGATCACCGCGATCTCGAACGTGGCCAAGGCGCTGGAAGGCACGGGTGTGCCCTGCATCGCCGACGGCGGCATCCGCTTCTCGGGCGACATCTCCAAGGCCCTGGCTGCCGGTGCGCACACCGTCATGATGGGCAGCATGTTCGCCGGCACCGAGGAAGCGCCGGGCGAAGTCATCCTGTACCAGGGCCGCAGCTACAAGTCCTACCGCGGCATGGGCAGCCTGGGCGCGATGGCCGAAGGCTCGGCCGACCGCTACTTCCAGGAAGCCTCGAGCAAGGCCGACAAGTTCGTCCCGGAAGGCATCGAAGGCCGCGTCGCCTACAAGGGCAGCGTGCTGGCGATCATCTTCCAGCTGATCGGCGGCGTGCGCCAGTCGATGGGCTATTGCGGCTGCGCCACCATCGAAGAACTGCGCGAGAAAGCGGAGTTCGTCGAGATCACCTCGGCCGGCATGCGCGAATCGCACGTGCACGACGTGCAGATCACCAAGGAAGCGCCGAACTACCGTTCCGAGTAA